One window of the Solanum stenotomum isolate F172 chromosome 11, ASM1918654v1, whole genome shotgun sequence genome contains the following:
- the LOC125843758 gene encoding O-fucosyltransferase 39 isoform X2 has protein sequence MSGNHRGGGAMAGLFVVLLTAYFTTFCHASPTILSDLNAPKFRHSRLAKSAKQRQTSNEEQSQLWTPLEHQGWKPCSESDAASIPEKSEGYVQVFLDGGLNQQRMGICDAVVVAKILNATLVIPQLEVNPVWKDSSSFEDIFDVDHFINALKDDVAIVKELPDEFSWSTREYYGVAIRPTRIKTAPVHASANWYLENVSPVLQSYGIAAIAPFSHRLTFDNMPKYLQHLRCKVNFQALAFVPHIRQLGDALITRLRFPPSEDNMVSNNYLREVTDLKPKQGGGKFAVLHLRFDKDMAAHSACDFGGGKAENLALAKYRQVIWGGRVINSQFTDEELRSQGRCPLTPEEVGLLLAALGFDNNTRLYLASHKVYGGERRVSALRSLFPLMEDKKSLASSEERALIKGKASLLAAVDYYVGMHSDIFVSASPGNMHNAMVGHRTYNNMKTIRPNMALLGQLFLNKTLTWPEFQESVIEGHQNRQGQIRLRKPKQSLYTYPAPDCMYQA, from the exons ATGAGTGGAAATCATAGAGGAGGGGGTGCTATGGCTGGTCTTTTTGTGGTTCTTTTGACTGCTTACTTTACTACTTTTTGCCATGCCTCACCCACCATTCTTTCT GATTTGAATGCTCCAAAATTCAGGCACTCACGTCTTGCGAAGAGTGCTAAACAACGCCAAACT TCCAATGAAGAACAGTCACAACTTTGGACACCTTTGGAACACCAAGGATGGAAACCTTGTTCTGAATCTGATGCTGCCTCCA TACCTGAAAAATCTGAGGGATACGTTCAAGTGTTCCTTGATGGAGGACTAAATCAACAGAGGATGGGG ATCTGTGATGCAGTTGTCGTTGCCAAAATTCTGAATGCCACACTTGTGATCCCTCAGTTGGAAGTAAATCCTGTTTGGAAAGATTCAAG CTCATTCGAGGATATCTTTGATGTGGATCACTTCATCAATGCATTGAAAGACGACGTAGCTATAGTCAAAGAGTTGCCTGATGAATTCTCTTGGAGCACGCGAGAATATTATGGCGTAGCTATCCGACCTACAAGAATCAAGACTGCTCCAGTTCATGCTTCAGCAAATTGGTATTTAGAGAATGTGTCACCTGTACTGCAGAG TTATGGAATCGCTGCCATAGCACCATTTTCTCACCGGCTGACGTTTGACAACATGCCCAAGTACCTCCAACACCTACGATGTAAAGTCAACTTTCAAGCATTGGCCTTTGTTCCGCACATCAGACAACTCGGGGATGCCCTTATCACTCGCCTGAGGTTTCCTCCTAGTGAAGACAACATGGTTAGTAACAACTACCTTAGAGAGGTTACTGATCTTAAGCCCAAACAAGGAGGTGGCAAGTTTGCTGTTCTTCACCTTCGCTTTGACAAG GATATGGCTGCTCATTCAGCCTGTGATTTTGGTGGTGGCAAGGCTGAAAATTTGGCTCTAGCTAAATACAGGCAAGTAATTTGGGGAGGAAGGGTCATCAACTCTCAATTTACTGATGAAGAATTAAGGAGTCAAGGACGGTGCCCATTGACCCCCGAAGAAGTTGGATTGCTGCTGGCAGCTTTGGGATTCGACAACAACACTCGTCTATATCTTGCCTCCCATAAG GTTTATGGCGGGGAACGCAGGGTTTCAGCCTTGAGAAGTTTGTTTCCCCTGATGGAAGATAAAAAGAGCCTTGCTTCTTCTGAGGAAAGAGCTCTTATCAAAGGAAAGGCTTCATTATTGGCTGCAGTTGATTATTATGTTGGCATGCACAGTGATATTTTCGTTTCCGCCTCCCCTGGAAATATGCACAATGCAATG GTGGGACACAGAACATACAACAATATGAAGACAATAAGGCCAAACATGGCATTGTTAGGCCAGCTTTTCTTGAACAAGACACTCACTTGGCCTGAGTTTCAAGAATCAGTAATTGAAGGGCACCAAAACAGACAAGGCCAAATCAGACTCCGCAAACCCAAGCAATCCCTCTATACATATCCTGCTCCTGATTGTATGTACCAAGCTTGA
- the LOC125843758 gene encoding O-fucosyltransferase 39 isoform X1, translating into MSGNHRGGGAMAGLFVVLLTAYFTTFCHASPTILSDLNAPKFRHSRLAKSAKQRQTSNEEQSQLWTPLEHQGWKPCSESDAASTVPEKSEGYVQVFLDGGLNQQRMGICDAVVVAKILNATLVIPQLEVNPVWKDSSSFEDIFDVDHFINALKDDVAIVKELPDEFSWSTREYYGVAIRPTRIKTAPVHASANWYLENVSPVLQSYGIAAIAPFSHRLTFDNMPKYLQHLRCKVNFQALAFVPHIRQLGDALITRLRFPPSEDNMVSNNYLREVTDLKPKQGGGKFAVLHLRFDKDMAAHSACDFGGGKAENLALAKYRQVIWGGRVINSQFTDEELRSQGRCPLTPEEVGLLLAALGFDNNTRLYLASHKVYGGERRVSALRSLFPLMEDKKSLASSEERALIKGKASLLAAVDYYVGMHSDIFVSASPGNMHNAMVGHRTYNNMKTIRPNMALLGQLFLNKTLTWPEFQESVIEGHQNRQGQIRLRKPKQSLYTYPAPDCMYQA; encoded by the exons ATGAGTGGAAATCATAGAGGAGGGGGTGCTATGGCTGGTCTTTTTGTGGTTCTTTTGACTGCTTACTTTACTACTTTTTGCCATGCCTCACCCACCATTCTTTCT GATTTGAATGCTCCAAAATTCAGGCACTCACGTCTTGCGAAGAGTGCTAAACAACGCCAAACT TCCAATGAAGAACAGTCACAACTTTGGACACCTTTGGAACACCAAGGATGGAAACCTTGTTCTGAATCTGATGCTGCCTCCA CAGTACCTGAAAAATCTGAGGGATACGTTCAAGTGTTCCTTGATGGAGGACTAAATCAACAGAGGATGGGG ATCTGTGATGCAGTTGTCGTTGCCAAAATTCTGAATGCCACACTTGTGATCCCTCAGTTGGAAGTAAATCCTGTTTGGAAAGATTCAAG CTCATTCGAGGATATCTTTGATGTGGATCACTTCATCAATGCATTGAAAGACGACGTAGCTATAGTCAAAGAGTTGCCTGATGAATTCTCTTGGAGCACGCGAGAATATTATGGCGTAGCTATCCGACCTACAAGAATCAAGACTGCTCCAGTTCATGCTTCAGCAAATTGGTATTTAGAGAATGTGTCACCTGTACTGCAGAG TTATGGAATCGCTGCCATAGCACCATTTTCTCACCGGCTGACGTTTGACAACATGCCCAAGTACCTCCAACACCTACGATGTAAAGTCAACTTTCAAGCATTGGCCTTTGTTCCGCACATCAGACAACTCGGGGATGCCCTTATCACTCGCCTGAGGTTTCCTCCTAGTGAAGACAACATGGTTAGTAACAACTACCTTAGAGAGGTTACTGATCTTAAGCCCAAACAAGGAGGTGGCAAGTTTGCTGTTCTTCACCTTCGCTTTGACAAG GATATGGCTGCTCATTCAGCCTGTGATTTTGGTGGTGGCAAGGCTGAAAATTTGGCTCTAGCTAAATACAGGCAAGTAATTTGGGGAGGAAGGGTCATCAACTCTCAATTTACTGATGAAGAATTAAGGAGTCAAGGACGGTGCCCATTGACCCCCGAAGAAGTTGGATTGCTGCTGGCAGCTTTGGGATTCGACAACAACACTCGTCTATATCTTGCCTCCCATAAG GTTTATGGCGGGGAACGCAGGGTTTCAGCCTTGAGAAGTTTGTTTCCCCTGATGGAAGATAAAAAGAGCCTTGCTTCTTCTGAGGAAAGAGCTCTTATCAAAGGAAAGGCTTCATTATTGGCTGCAGTTGATTATTATGTTGGCATGCACAGTGATATTTTCGTTTCCGCCTCCCCTGGAAATATGCACAATGCAATG GTGGGACACAGAACATACAACAATATGAAGACAATAAGGCCAAACATGGCATTGTTAGGCCAGCTTTTCTTGAACAAGACACTCACTTGGCCTGAGTTTCAAGAATCAGTAATTGAAGGGCACCAAAACAGACAAGGCCAAATCAGACTCCGCAAACCCAAGCAATCCCTCTATACATATCCTGCTCCTGATTGTATGTACCAAGCTTGA